The proteins below come from a single Cervus elaphus chromosome 4, mCerEla1.1, whole genome shotgun sequence genomic window:
- the FXYD3 gene encoding FXYD domain-containing ion transport regulator 3: MQEVVLSLLSLLAALPALDANDPEDKNSPFYYDWYGLRVGGLIFAGILCAMGIIVLMSGKCKCKFRQKPSHRSGDAPPLITPGSAQNC, translated from the exons ATGCAAGAGGTGGTCCTGAGCCTGCTCAGCCTTCTGGCAG CCCTGCCTGCCTTGGACGCCAACGACCCAGAAG aTAAAAACAGTCCTTTCTACTATG ACTGGTATGGCCTCCGGGTCGGCGGGCTCATCTTCGCAGGGATTCTGTGTGCCATGGGCATCATTGTCCTCATGA GTGGGAAATGCAAATGCAAGTTCCGACAGAAGCCCAG CCACCGTTCAGGAGATGCCCCACCTCTCATCACTCCAG